One Mesorhizobium loti genomic window carries:
- a CDS encoding Candidate beta-glycosidase Glycoside hydrolase family 3 produces the protein MEIVGDEDGEDHQHEDKHEPDEVVEDELQGLAGAGVHELIRLAHAPENGSRKDHARIGIAENWLRAEKARSVSGDVPIRRI, from the coding sequence TTGGAAATAGTTGGGGATGAAGATGGAGAAGACCACCAGCACGAAGACAAGCATGAACCAGACGAGGTTGTCGAGGACGAACTCCAGGGCTTGGCGGGTGCGGGGGTTCATGAGCTGATCCGGCTGGCGCATGCCCCGGAGAACGGTTCTCGCAAGGATCACGCGCGGATTGGAATTGCGGAGAATTGGCTCCGGGCCGAGAAGGCCCGGAGCGTTTCAGGCGACGTGCCTATTCGACGGATTTGA
- a CDS encoding permease component of ribose/xylose/arabinose/galactoside ABC-type transporters yields the protein MNPRTRQALEFVLDNLVWFMLVFVLVVFSIFIPNYFQLGIFANIIEASSVLGVMSIGLALVIIAGHMDLSVESVAALSAMAVGILFCSSGIGLGVQLHPEWLMVPVSLLLALAVGGLIGAFNGFLVVKVKMSAFIITLASYIWVRGLVLVISGGRSAQDLAPAIRWFGIQRLIGLPLTAWIAIACFVVFSLIMAKTPFGRHLVMIGGNETATFRAGIRVNRNLIIAFVLAGAIAGLAGWLLAIRTSGATANLGVGLLFNAFAAVVIGGVSLKGGVGTLPGVYAGVLLLSAINTAINLMGLPANFTQVIHGLLVLAAVLLDAFKQTIRQRLA from the coding sequence ATGAACCCCCGCACCCGCCAAGCCCTGGAGTTCGTCCTCGACAACCTCGTCTGGTTCATGCTTGTCTTCGTGCTGGTGGTCTTCTCCATCTTCATCCCCAACTATTTCCAACTCGGCATCTTCGCCAACATCATCGAGGCCTCGAGCGTGCTCGGCGTCATGTCGATCGGCCTGGCGCTGGTCATCATCGCCGGCCACATGGATCTGTCGGTCGAATCGGTGGCGGCGCTCAGCGCCATGGCGGTCGGCATCCTGTTCTGCTCGTCGGGCATCGGCCTTGGTGTGCAACTGCATCCGGAATGGCTGATGGTTCCGGTGTCGCTGCTGCTGGCGCTGGCCGTCGGCGGCCTGATCGGCGCCTTCAACGGGTTTCTGGTCGTCAAGGTCAAGATGAGCGCCTTCATCATCACCCTGGCGTCCTACATCTGGGTGCGCGGCCTAGTGCTGGTCATTTCGGGCGGCCGCTCGGCGCAGGACCTGGCGCCGGCGATCCGCTGGTTCGGCATCCAGCGGCTGATCGGCCTGCCGCTCACCGCCTGGATCGCCATCGCCTGTTTCGTCGTCTTCTCGCTGATCATGGCCAAGACGCCGTTCGGCCGGCACCTGGTGATGATCGGCGGCAACGAGACGGCGACCTTCCGCGCCGGCATCCGCGTGAACCGCAACCTCATCATCGCTTTCGTGCTGGCTGGCGCCATCGCCGGCCTGGCCGGCTGGCTGCTGGCGATCCGCACCTCGGGCGCTACCGCCAATCTCGGCGTCGGCCTGCTGTTCAACGCCTTTGCCGCGGTCGTCATCGGCGGCGTCAGCCTGAAAGGCGGCGTCGGCACCCTGCCCGGCGTCTATGCCGGCGTGCTCCTGCTCTCGGCCATCAACACGGCGATCAATCTGATGGGCCTGCCCGCCAACTTCACCCAGGTCATCCACGGCCTGCTGGTGCTGGCCGCCGTGCTGCTCGACGCCTTCAAGCAAACCATTCGCCAGAGACTCGCATGA
- a CDS encoding ISRm2011-2 transposase has product MAPLRGWGPKGKRLRGLAPHGHWRTLTFLGALRWDRLAAPCVFDGPINGQCFRAYVEQQLVTVLKPGDIVVMDNLGSHKSAAIRQMIKAAGARLWYLPPYSPDLNPIEQAFAKIKHWMRQAQKRTVEDTWRYIGHLVETIEAAECRNYFENAGYASAKT; this is encoded by the coding sequence ATGGCTCCGCTGCGCGGTTGGGGGCCGAAAGGCAAGCGGCTGCGCGGCTTGGCTCCGCACGGTCACTGGCGCACGCTGACCTTCCTTGGCGCGCTGCGCTGGGATCGGCTAGCGGCACCTTGCGTGTTCGACGGCCCGATCAACGGCCAATGCTTCCGGGCCTATGTCGAGCAACAGCTCGTCACCGTGCTGAAGCCCGGCGATATCGTCGTCATGGATAATCTGGGAAGTCATAAGTCGGCGGCCATCAGGCAGATGATCAAGGCTGCCGGCGCCAGGCTTTGGTACCTGCCGCCCTACTCTCCAGACCTCAATCCGATCGAGCAGGCCTTCGCCAAGATCAAACACTGGATGCGCCAAGCTCAGAAACGCACCGTCGAGGACACTTGGCGCTACATCGGCCACCTCGTCGAAACCATCGAGGCAGCCGAATGCAGGAACTACTTCGAAAACGCAGGCTACGCTTCCGCCAAAACGTGA
- a CDS encoding Peptidase S14, giving the protein MTGEQPTRTNNRAIEGEILPPDHNKGALIPIGEEIERRRLLRDDKIRSWQQWSQFIGTKAVGLAGLSIFAFQMFHPGAVTLPVDALSFAAGSLALFVGPEAVGAVMAVLGDALGPKKP; this is encoded by the coding sequence ATGACTGGGGAACAGCCAACAAGGACCAATAACCGCGCCATAGAAGGCGAGATATTGCCTCCTGACCACAACAAGGGGGCGTTGATCCCTATTGGGGAGGAAATTGAACGCAGACGGCTTCTAAGAGATGACAAAATACGGTCTTGGCAGCAGTGGTCGCAGTTCATTGGGACCAAAGCCGTGGGACTTGCCGGGTTGTCAATCTTTGCTTTTCAAATGTTCCATCCGGGAGCAGTGACATTGCCCGTTGATGCCCTCTCGTTTGCTGCGGGATCTCTGGCCCTCTTTGTCGGGCCGGAAGCCGTGGGTGCAGTGATGGCGGTGCTCGGTGACGCGCTGGGACCAAAGAAACCCTAG
- a CDS encoding ABC transporter binding protein, which yields MKRILLAVFGILALAFATLTPAFAQSKGTVYYMVPTLLDEFQTGSVTALELFLKQVGYDIKTLNADNKTDAQQSQMNDVIALKPAAIILAAVDFNALKPSIEAARAAGIPVVEFDRQITSTPSDFTSVAGTVEIGHIAADQAEKLLKAKNGSVKGKVLQVLGDPGDPYTLDIQKGFEEKMKAFPDVKIISLPAMQWEASNAGTIVADQMLANPDIDLIFSHAAHLSVAAVASLEAAGKKPGDVMLMSSNGAPVGLDLIRKGWLNVEVEQPLYAQAAAVAMFMDKIVKKQEIKPGDYDVLGLKSTVTKEAWGPNIKIPGAAITKENVDNPAFWGNQKAPTDTVKSVE from the coding sequence ATGAAGCGAATACTTCTTGCTGTCTTCGGTATCCTTGCACTGGCCTTTGCCACGCTCACGCCGGCATTCGCCCAGTCCAAGGGAACCGTCTACTATATGGTGCCGACACTGCTCGACGAGTTCCAGACCGGCTCGGTGACCGCGCTGGAGCTGTTCCTGAAGCAGGTCGGCTACGACATAAAGACGCTGAACGCCGACAACAAGACCGACGCGCAGCAGTCGCAGATGAACGATGTCATCGCGCTGAAGCCGGCGGCGATCATCCTGGCGGCGGTCGACTTCAATGCACTGAAGCCGTCGATCGAAGCCGCGCGCGCCGCCGGCATTCCGGTGGTCGAGTTCGACCGCCAGATCACCTCGACGCCTTCCGACTTCACCTCGGTGGCGGGCACCGTCGAGATCGGCCACATCGCCGCCGACCAGGCGGAAAAGCTGCTGAAAGCCAAGAACGGCTCGGTGAAGGGCAAGGTGCTGCAGGTGCTCGGCGATCCCGGCGACCCTTACACGCTCGACATCCAGAAGGGTTTTGAGGAGAAGATGAAGGCGTTCCCGGACGTCAAGATCATCTCGCTTCCGGCCATGCAGTGGGAAGCCAGCAACGCCGGCACCATCGTTGCCGATCAGATGCTGGCCAACCCCGACATCGACCTGATCTTCAGCCATGCCGCGCATCTGTCGGTCGCCGCCGTCGCCTCGCTCGAGGCCGCCGGCAAGAAGCCGGGCGACGTCATGCTGATGAGCTCGAACGGCGCGCCGGTCGGCCTCGACCTGATCCGCAAGGGCTGGCTCAACGTCGAAGTCGAGCAGCCGCTCTACGCGCAGGCGGCGGCCGTCGCCATGTTCATGGACAAGATCGTCAAGAAGCAGGAGATCAAGCCCGGCGACTATGACGTGCTCGGCTTGAAATCGACCGTCACCAAGGAAGCCTGGGGCCCGAACATCAAGATCCCCGGTGCGGCCATCACCAAGGAAAACGTCGACAATCCGGCCTTCTGGGGCAACCAGAAGGCACCGACGGATACCGTCAAATCCGTCGAATAG
- a CDS encoding 3-ketoacyl-ACP reductase → MTGRLNDKVALIIGSASGIGKGTALRFAEEGARLVLADTEVKAGQATADELGVPFIGTDISQMRDAEAAVALALKHHGRLDIIVQNAGIYPWQLIENTSTDDWDRVMAVNLRGTFNATRAALVPMKAQRFGRMLYTSSITGPHVTSPGHGHYSATKAGINGFIRSAALEFSGYGITVNGVEPGNILTEAIQEHRGAAYIKNMEDSIPLGRLGSPRDVANAFLFLASDDASYITGTTIVVDGGQLLPEGKDFRMVPP, encoded by the coding sequence ATGACTGGACGACTGAACGACAAGGTCGCGCTGATCATCGGCAGCGCAAGCGGCATCGGCAAAGGCACCGCTCTACGTTTCGCCGAAGAAGGTGCAAGGCTGGTGCTCGCCGACACCGAGGTAAAGGCCGGACAAGCAACTGCGGATGAGCTTGGCGTCCCTTTCATCGGCACCGACATCTCGCAAATGCGCGACGCCGAGGCCGCGGTGGCACTGGCGCTGAAGCATCACGGCCGGCTCGACATCATCGTGCAGAATGCCGGCATCTATCCCTGGCAGCTGATCGAGAACACCAGCACCGACGACTGGGACCGCGTCATGGCGGTCAATCTGCGCGGCACCTTCAATGCCACCCGCGCCGCCCTGGTGCCAATGAAGGCGCAGCGCTTCGGGCGCATGCTCTACACCTCCTCCATCACCGGCCCGCATGTCACAAGTCCCGGCCACGGCCACTATTCCGCGACCAAGGCCGGCATCAACGGTTTCATCCGTTCGGCAGCGTTGGAATTCTCCGGTTACGGCATCACCGTCAACGGCGTCGAGCCCGGCAACATCCTGACGGAAGCCATCCAGGAGCATCGCGGCGCCGCCTATATCAAGAACATGGAGGATTCCATCCCCCTCGGCCGGCTCGGCAGTCCGCGCGACGTCGCCAATGCCTTCCTGTTCCTCGCCTCGGACGACGCCAGCTACATCACCGGCACGACCATCGTAGTCGATGGCGGCCAATTGCTGCCCGAGGGCAAGGATTTCCGGATGGTGCCACCGTGA
- a CDS encoding transposase → MTRALSNDLRERVVEAVGAGENCRAVASRFGVAVSSVVKWSQRYRATGSVAPGKMGGHRKRVLEPHRAFIVERINQTSELTLHRLKDELDARGVKVSHNTVWMFLRREGLSFKKNAVRP, encoded by the coding sequence ATGACGCGAGCGCTTTCAAACGATCTTCGTGAGCGTGTTGTTGAGGCAGTTGGCGCGGGTGAGAACTGCCGTGCAGTGGCATCGCGCTTTGGCGTTGCAGTTTCCTCTGTAGTGAAGTGGTCGCAGCGTTACCGTGCAACGGGCTCGGTGGCGCCGGGCAAGATGGGCGGACACCGCAAGCGTGTTCTGGAGCCGCACCGTGCCTTCATCGTGGAGCGGATTAATCAGACCTCTGAACTGACGCTGCATCGGCTGAAGGACGAGTTGGATGCGCGCGGGGTCAAGGTCTCGCACAATACGGTCTGGATGTTCTTGAGGCGCGAGGGCCTGAGCTTCAAAAAAAACGCCGTTCGCCCTTGA